One genomic window of Tachypleus tridentatus isolate NWPU-2018 chromosome 12, ASM421037v1, whole genome shotgun sequence includes the following:
- the LOC143235096 gene encoding uncharacterized protein LOC143235096 isoform X1, which produces MGGRHNVAATDCTLFVLALVYQATEEKETDVIGITTTKMATTRRRMALMLTMNVELIDQLHLLLSVSILSWEKGKMICIHHTLSSVRWRSFMDLEKTWSGGWVKFEEDIDEGGNRWFKPHVATISLWTKKLYIEWNSHAGYGCTKPGSDF; this is translated from the exons ATGGGAGGGAGACACAATGTGGCT GCCACAGACTGCACACTTTTTGTGTTGGCCTTAGTGTACCAGGCTACAGAAGAAAAGGAAACAGACGTCATCGGCATCACCACCACAAAAATGGCCACAACAAGAAGGAGAATGGCACTGATGCTGACTATGAACGTGGAATTAATCGACCAG TTACACCTCCTGCTGAGCGTGTCCATTTTATCTTGGGAGAAGGGAAAGATGATATGCATACATCACACCCTCTCTTCAGTGAGATGGAGGAGCTTCATGGACTTGGAGAAAACATGGAGTGGAGG ATGGGTGAAGTTTGAAGAAGATATAGACGAAGGAGGAAATAGATGGTTTAAACCACATGTGGCTACCATTTCTCTTTGGACTAAAAAGCTGTATATTGAATGGAATAGTCATGCTGGATATGGATGCACTAAGCCTGGATCAGATTTCTG a
- the LOC143235096 gene encoding uncharacterized protein LOC143235096 isoform X3 encodes MNRSSRNNILSHRLHTFCVGLSVPGYRRKGNRRHRHHHHKNGHNKKENGTDADYERGINRPVTPPAERVHFILGEGKDDMHTSHPLFSEMEELHGLGENMEWRMGEV; translated from the exons ATGAACAGAAGTTCTAGGaataatatattaa GCCACAGACTGCACACTTTTTGTGTTGGCCTTAGTGTACCAGGCTACAGAAGAAAAGGAAACAGACGTCATCGGCATCACCACCACAAAAATGGCCACAACAAGAAGGAGAATGGCACTGATGCTGACTATGAACGTGGAATTAATCGACCAG TTACACCTCCTGCTGAGCGTGTCCATTTTATCTTGGGAGAAGGGAAAGATGATATGCATACATCACACCCTCTCTTCAGTGAGATGGAGGAGCTTCATGGACTTGGAGAAAACATGGAGTGGAGG ATGGGTGAAGTTTGA
- the LOC143235096 gene encoding electrogenic sodium bicarbonate cotransporter 1-like isoform X2, giving the protein MNRSSRNNILSHRLHTFCVGLSVPGYRRKGNRRHRHHHHKNGHNKKENGTDADYERGINRPVTPPAERVHFILGEGKDDMHTSHPLFSEMEELHGLGENMEWRKIRFVVFGKMGEV; this is encoded by the exons ATGAACAGAAGTTCTAGGaataatatattaa GCCACAGACTGCACACTTTTTGTGTTGGCCTTAGTGTACCAGGCTACAGAAGAAAAGGAAACAGACGTCATCGGCATCACCACCACAAAAATGGCCACAACAAGAAGGAGAATGGCACTGATGCTGACTATGAACGTGGAATTAATCGACCAG TTACACCTCCTGCTGAGCGTGTCCATTTTATCTTGGGAGAAGGGAAAGATGATATGCATACATCACACCCTCTCTTCAGTGAGATGGAGGAGCTTCATGGACTTGGAGAAAACATGGAGTGGAGG aaaataagatTTGTTGTCTTTGGAAAGATGGGTGAAGTTTGA
- the LOC143235096 gene encoding uncharacterized protein LOC143235096 isoform X4: MGGRHNVAATDCTLFVLALVYQATEEKETDVIGITTTKMATTRRRMALMLTMNVELIDQLHLLLSVSILSWEKGKMICIHHTLSSVRWRSFMDLEKTWSGGK, from the exons ATGGGAGGGAGACACAATGTGGCT GCCACAGACTGCACACTTTTTGTGTTGGCCTTAGTGTACCAGGCTACAGAAGAAAAGGAAACAGACGTCATCGGCATCACCACCACAAAAATGGCCACAACAAGAAGGAGAATGGCACTGATGCTGACTATGAACGTGGAATTAATCGACCAG TTACACCTCCTGCTGAGCGTGTCCATTTTATCTTGGGAGAAGGGAAAGATGATATGCATACATCACACCCTCTCTTCAGTGAGATGGAGGAGCTTCATGGACTTGGAGAAAACATGGAGTGGAGG aaaataa